In one window of Miscanthus floridulus cultivar M001 chromosome 12, ASM1932011v1, whole genome shotgun sequence DNA:
- the LOC136497600 gene encoding kinesin-like protein KIN-14H, whose product MASSLPPRSSYLKKENAGPARREMGYRSTPRRNVLSALNNGEANGGTPSVQADGGGAGVAEVAPVIEFSGREDVERLLAEKMKGKSKNDFKGRVDQMSDYIKKLRACIRWYMELEDGYLAEQEKLRGAMDSENNRHTELESQLSNAIEELKATNLDLTRRCESLEESFNKEKSEKQIAVESYEKENQERLSAESSRDVLTVDLERITHDAKRFSEQLKMVQDTNKRLQEYNTSLQQYNSNLQADASKSGETVSKLQKEKSAMMETMSILRESNNSMGNQLESSRVSQQEAIRVKEELRKEVECLRVELKQVRDDRDHSVIQLNSLNIELGNYKEKIGKTSKECESFRKKVSDLEETCNTQQEQIRIFQKQLAVATEKLKLADVTAIEAMTGYEEQKEKIKYLEERLAQAECQIVEGDELRKKLHNTILELKGNIRVFCRVRPLLQFDGDSNGPEGVSISFPTSVEFTGRGIDLINQGQKLSFSYDKVFDHDASQEDVFVEISQLVQSALDGYKVCIFAYGQTGSGKTYTMMGKPGIDQKGIIPRSLEQIFKTSRFLESQGWNYSMQASMLEIYNETIRDLLAPGRSNGFEMTSNKQYTIKHDPHGNTTVSELTIIDVFGIADVTSLLEKASQSRSVGRTQMNEQSSRSHFVFTLKISGSNENTSQHVQGVLNLIDLAGSERLAKSGSTGDRLKETQSINKSLSALSDVIFAIAKGDDHVPFRNSRLTYLLQPCLGGDSKALMFVNISPEASSVGETICSLRFASRVNACEIGIPRRQTQARPIDSRLSYG is encoded by the exons ATGGCCTCGTCTCTGCCGCCGCGCAGCTCCTACCTG AAGAAGGAGAACGCGGGGCCGGCGCGCCGGGAGATGGGGTACAGGTCGACGCCGCGCCGGAACGTGCTCTCGGCTCTCAACAACGGCGAGGCCAACGGTGGGACTCCGTCCGTGCAGGCGgatggcggcggcgccggcgtggCGGAGGTGGCGCCCGTGATCGAGTTCAGTGGGAGGGAGGATGTCGAGCGCCTGCTCGCCGAGAAAATGAAGGGCAAAAGCAAGAACGATTTCAAG GGGAGAGTCGATCAGATGAGTGACTACATCAAGAAGCTCAGGGCGTGCATCCGGTGGTACATGGAGCTGGAGGATGGCTATCTGGCTGAGCAGGAGAAGCTCCGAGGTGCTATGGACTCTGAGAACAACCGTCATACCGAATTGG AGAGCCAGCTCAGCAATGCTATTGAAGAGCTGAAAGCTACTAACTTGGACTTGACAAGGCGTTGTGAGTCTCTAGAGGAGAGCTTCAACAAGGAAAAGTCCGAAAAACAG ATCGCTGTGGAGTCTTACGAGAAAGAAAATCAGGAAAGGTTATCAGCTGAGAGTTCACGAGATGTGCTGACTGTGGACCTAGAAAGGATCACTCATGATGCTAAGCGGTTTAGTGAGCAG CTAAAAATGGTCCAAGACACGAATAAAAGGCTTCAAGAATACAACACCAGCCTGCAACAATATAATAGTAACCTTCAGGCTGATGCCTCAAAGAGTGGTGAGACTGTCTCAAAACTTCAGAAAGAGAAGAGTGCCATGATGGAAACTATGTCTATTCTGAGAGAAAGTAACAACTCAATGGGCAATCAGCTTGAATCTTCTAGA GTTTCTCAACAAGAAGCTATTAGAGTGAAGGAAGAGCTCAGGAAAGAAGTGGAGTGTCTTAGAGTTGAGTTGAAGCAAGTTAGAGATGATCGTGACCATTCAGTTATTCAATTGAACAGTTTGAATATTGAACTTGGTAATTACAAGGAAAAGATTGGTAAAACTTCAAAAGAATGTGAAAGTTTTCGCAAAAAAGTATCTGACCTTGAG GAAACGTGCAATACACAACAAGAACAGATTCGGATATTTCAGAAGCAGCTTGCAGTTGCGACTGAGAAGTTGAAG CTCGCTGATGTAACTGCGATAGAGGCGATGACAGGATATGAAGAACAAAAGGAGAAAATAAAATACCTTGAGGAGCGTTTAGCACAGGCAGAGTGTCAAATTGTGGAAGGTGACGAGTTACGGAAAAAACTCCACAACACTATATTG GAACTGAAAGGAAACATTAGAGTTTTTTGTAGAGTTCGACCACTTCTTCAATTTGATGGTGATTCCAATGGTCCAGAAGGTGTCTCTATCTCTTTTCCAACATCTGTAGAGTTTACTGGACGTGGTATTGATTTGATAAACCAAG GTCAAAAGCTCTCCTTCTCATATGACAAGGTTTTTGACCATGATGCTTCGCAGGAAGATGTGTTTGTGGAAATATCGCAACTAGTCCAAAGTGCCCTTGATGGGTACAAG GTATGCATATTTGCATATGGTCAAACTGGATCTGGTAAAACTTATACAATGATGGGTAAACCAGGAATTGATCAAAAAGGGATAATACCTCGTTCTTTGGAGCAAATTTTTAAGACCAGCCGGTTTCTAGAATCTCAAGGATGGAATTATTCCATGCAA GCATCAATGTTGGAAATATACAATGAGACCATTCGTGATTTGTTAGCGCCTGGTCGGTCTAACGGTTTTGAGATGACGTCCAATAAACAATACACTATAAAGCATGATCCTCATGGAAATACAACCGTGTCTGAGCTTACAATTATTGATGTCTTTGGTATTGCTGATGTGACTAGTCTACTAGAGAAAGCATCCCAGAGTAG GTCTGTGGGTAGGACTCAGATGAATGAACAGTCTTCCAGAAGTCATTTTGTGTTCACATTGAAGATATCCGGATCTAATGAG AACACAAGCCAACATGTCCAAGGAGTCCTTAACTTGATTGATTTAGCTGGGAGTGAGCGTCTTGCTAAAAGTGGCTCCACAGGTGATCGCTTGAAGGAAACTCAG TCAATCAATAAAAGCTTGTCGGCTTTGAGTGATGTAATATTTGCGATTGCAAAAGGAGATGACCATGTTCCCTTCAGAAATTCAAGACTTACATACCTATTGCAG CCTTGCCTTGGAGGTGACTCGAAAGCTCTCATGTTTGTCAACATTTCACCTGAGGCATCCTCTGTTGGTGAGACGATATGCTCATTGAGGTTTGCTTCAAGGGTAAATGCTTGTGAGATTGGAATACCAAGACGTCAGACACAAGCCCGGCCCATCGATTCTAGGCTCAGTTATGGGTGA
- the LOC136497596 gene encoding uncharacterized protein Os04g0629400-like — MCCYVGKATKIFLCLVAALLVAGLVLGFGLPRHTWGADRAQQQPDCRWPDCQQQEGSAYGGDPLLPATATTPPNPLTQPAVAAFPGATPSSSAGAAAPPTGVPYFGPPGPFVVGLGPAAHA, encoded by the coding sequence ATGTGCTGCTACGTGGGCAAGGCCACCAAGATCTTCCTGTGCCTGGTGGCGGCGCTCCTCGTCGCGGGCCTCGTCCTCGGCTTCGGCCTGCCCCGCCACACGTGGGGAGCCGACAGGGCCCAGCAGCAGCCGGACTGCCGCTGGCCCGACTGCCAGCAGCAGGAGGGCTCCGCGTACGGCGGCGACCCGCTCCTCCCGGCCACCGCCACCACGCCGCCCAACCCACTCACGCAGCCGGCCGTGGCCGCGTTTCCCGGTGCCACCCCGTCGTCGTCtgccggcgccgccgcgccaCCCACGGGCGTGCCGTACTTTGGGCCGCCTGGCCCGTTCGTCGTGGGCCTCGGCCCAGCCGCTCATGCGTGA
- the LOC136496359 gene encoding uncharacterized protein, which produces MPRKHAPAFTPEAATASASVGAGQPHNLPVLQAKMKRDPEGYEEELRQLHRHFESSVFLFQQQAALAKTSSSGGGGEVAKELGDLALFLAHVAPFYPDDLADLPDQIGGLLDTNARGLPPGLRAHLVQALILLVNRKIVDLEDTMELFMELQVIGDRAVKKLAFSHIVHSIRRMNQKHKNESTNRKLQNVLFKFLQAEEESRAKRAFTILCDLHRRRVWFDERTTNAICDACFHPSSRIMIAAISFLLGYENAPQEDDSDASSSEDEADQNPQILLSKQDVYKANHKGTAASKKKKKAKLQRVIRSMKRQQRKSVEETGSSFYSPLTYLKDAQGFAEKLFSRLQKCNERFEVRMMMLKVIARTIGLHHLVLLNFYPYLQRYVQPHQRDVTTLLAAAVQACHDMVPPDAVEPLFKQIVNQFVHDRSRPEAIAVGLNVVREICMRMPLMMNEDLLQDLVLYKKSHEKAVSIAARSLITLFREICPSLLVKKDRGRPVDPKARPKAFGEVTVASNVPGAELLDENISSEGEGSDDESDAFDSDDDMDLASAPTGTEENMEGLSVANKHDADGDTKEEDEASDDEDGTGQDDSNNDSDELDDDSDMDADTDISDEDEDDDDELKESINGSEDEASDQDEDSDEEDKSKGSGSKVEKRKLSDYIGELNAADASLRALKRLATAKKAEVSSDETGKILSDEDFKRIKELKAKKEAKLALAQHGLIKGGDTRSVTFKMPSSDQLSRKRVDPLELEAHVRRKMSKEERLALVKAGREDRGPYMARTAVKQKKTGGLSNKQKQHKKRMPLAATRAKAARSRQEKKQQRKRSGNQFRGRKAWK; this is translated from the exons ATGCCGCGCAAGCACGCGCCGGCGTTCACGCCGGAGGCGGCCACCGCCTCCGCGTCAGTCGGGGCTGGCCAGCCGCATAACCTCCCCGTGCTCCAGGCGAAGATGAAGCGCGACCCGGAGGGCTACGAGGAGGAGCTCCGCCAGCTCCACCGCCACTTCGAGTCCTCGGTGTTCCTCTTCCAGCAGCAGGCGGCGCTGGCCAAAACCTCGTCCTCGGGAGGTGGCGGGGAGGTGGCCAAGGAGCTCGGGGACCTCGCCCTGTTCCTCGCCCACGTCGCGCCTTTCTACCCGGATGACCTCGCCGATTTGCCCGATCAGATTGGGGGTTTGCTTGACACCAACGCGCGCGGGCTGCCGCCGGGGCTCAGGGCGCACCTCGTGCAGGCGCTTATACTGCTGGTGAATCGGAAG attgtTGATCTTGAGGACACAATGGAGTTATTCATGGAGCTTCAAGTTATTGGAGACCGAGCTGTAAAAAAGCTAGCATTTTCGCATATTGTACACAGTATCAGGAGGATGAACCAGAAGCACAAGAATGAATCGACGAATCGTAAACTGCAAAACGTTCTTTTTAAATTCTTACAG GCTGAAGAAGAGTCACGAGCAAAGAGAGCATTTACTATCCTGTGCGATCTTCACCGTCGGAGGGTCTGGTTTGATGAACGCACAACAAATGCAATATGCGATGCTTGTTTCCACCCTTCCTCTAG GATTATGATAGCTGCTATTTCATTCCTTCTTGGATATGAAAATGCTCCACAAGAGGATGACAGCGACGCATCAAGCAGTGAAGATGAAGCAGACCAAAACCCACAAATTCTTCTTAGTAAACAGGATGTTTATAAG GCAAATCACAAGGGTACAGCTGCtagtaagaaaaagaagaaagctaAATTACAGCGTGTCATTCGTAGCATGAAAAGGCAACAGCGGAAATCTGTTGAGGAGACTGGTTCCAGTTTCTATTCACCCCTGACATATTTAAAGGATGCCCAG GGTTTTGCTGAGAAGCTTTTCTCTCGGCTGCAGAAGTGCAATGAGCGATTTGAG GTAAGGATGATGATGCTAAAAGTAATTGCGAGGACTATTGGGCTGCATCACTTGGTTTTGTTGAACTTCTACCCATATCTTCAAAGATACGTTCAA CCTCATCAACGAGATGTGACGACTCTACTCGCTGCAGCAGTTCAGGCTTGCCATGATATG GTACCTCCAGATGCTGTTGAACCACTGTTCAAGCAGATAGTAAATCAGTTTGTGCATGACCGTTCTCGCCCAGAG GCAATTGCTGTTGGCTTAAATGTTGTGAGAGAGATCTGCATGAGAATGCCTTTG ATGATGAATGAGGATCTGCTCCAAGACCTCGTTTTATACAAAAAGTCCCATGAGAAAGCTGTTTCCATTGCTGCTCGTTCGCTGATCACATTGTTCAGAGAG ATCTGCCCTTCACTGTTAGTCAAGAAAGATCGTGGCCGTCCTGTGGAtccaaaggctcggcccaaagcATTTGGAGAAGTCACTGTTGCTAGCAACGTGCCTGGTGCTGAGTTGCTAGATGAAAATATTTCTTCAGAAGGGGAAGGCTCTGATGATGAGTCTGATGCTTTTGATTCCGATGATGACATGGACTTGGCATCTGCCCCTACTGGAACAGAAGAAAATATGGAGGGTTTATCTGTTGCAAACAAACATGATGCTGACGGAGATACTAAAGAGGAAGATGAAGCAtctgatgatgaagatggtaCAGGTCAAGATGACTCCAACAATGATAGTGATGAACTAGACGATGACTCTGACATGGACGCTGATACTGATATATCTGATGAAGACGAAGACGATGATGATGAACTGAAAGAAAGCATAAATGGTTCAGAGGATGAAGCTTCAGACCAGGATGAAGACAGCGACGAGGAAGACAAGTCAAAAGGCAGTGGCTCTAAAGTGGAGAAGAGGAAGTTAAGTGATTATATTGGAGAGCTAAATGCTGCTGATGCAAGCCTTCGAGCTCTGAAGAGGTTAGCAACTGCCAAGAAGGCTGAAGTTTCATCTGATGAAACTGGTAAAATTCTATCCGATGAAGATTTTAAACGCATCAAAGAACTCAAG GCGAAGAAAGAGGCAAAGCTGGCTTTGGCTCAACATGGACTAATCAAGGGTGGTGACACGAGATCTGTAACCTTTAAGATGCCATCTTCTGATCAGCTCAGTAGGAAGCGCGTTGATCCACTTGAGCTTGAG GCTCACGTCAGGAGAAAGATGTCGAAGGAAGAAAGGTTAGCGTTAGTGAAAGCTGGGAGAGAGGATAGAGGTCCGTACATGGCGAGAACGGCTGTGAAACAGAAAAAG ACCGGTGGCCTGAGCAATAAGCAGAAGCAGCACAAGAAGAGGATGCCCCTGGCAGCGACTAGAGCCAAGGCAGCACGTTCTCGGCAGGAGAAGAAGCAGCAGCGCAAGCGCTCTGGGAATCAGTTCAGGGGCCGCAAGGCTTGGAAATGA